The following DNA comes from Harpia harpyja isolate bHarHar1 chromosome 20, bHarHar1 primary haplotype, whole genome shotgun sequence.
GTTCCCCAagagccaagcagatccctgcTGTTCGGAGAGCTCATAGTCCTAGAGAGGTTCGCCTGTCAGCAGGAGACACAGTTGTACGTGAGCTAACATTGGAGAGAGTAACAGTGGGCAGGGCTCAGGCAGTTGCCCTTGCACCTTCTTTAATGCCTGTACTACCAACCAGTGCTTGGGGAATTCACCCACCAGACATCAAAACCCTGGGAAGAGCACAATGGGGAGTGAACTGCTCTCCGGGATTTGCCTGTTTGATCACCTGAGAGATGTCAGGGCTGGGCACTGAACACATAAAATAGCACCTTCTATTTCCATCCTGTAGTATTTTAACACTGGCTTAGAATAAACACATCTCCCTTGATTTAACTTAAAACaggataaaagaaacaaaaaaccaaaatcagtaAGAGCTGGTTTTATTGCAAATGTGGAATCTGCACATAGGCAGGTGGGCAAAACCAGCAGGAATTAAAATCCACTGAGTTACTTCAGTACCAGCCTGTGCTGGGACAAAGCCACTCTCCAAACCTGGCGGCCAGCCTGGGCAGCCAGTGCTATGGGAACTCCCACAACAGGCACCAACACAAGCCACTAGTGGCTGTTTCAGGGACTACTGTGGGCACCCAGGTCACAGATCACCAGGGGTAACATCACAGCTCCTGCACAAGAACCAACATGTTGTGCTAGTTTAGCTCCCCATGAACAGAGTCTGAGGctgcctttcctcctgccctctctcttCCCACCCCACAGGCTGCTGCTCCCACTTAGGCACTGAGAAGGGGCTGGAGCTTGTGAAGAGCTTCAGGCAGAGGCTGGGGTGAGGGTCACTGTCCCATGacctgagaaaaggtccctgtcactGAGTTAAGTAGGTCTGGACTGCATCAGCTCTGTGCCTTGAAGAGCTCTGGCATGATCCTAGAGGAGGGAGCAATAGAGCTTGCTCTGATGGGGCTCATTTACTTGCTTCTTGTAACAAAACTATTACAGCAGCTCTGGTGCACTTCTGTATTAACAGGGCTTTGTTAATTGTCATTTGAACTAGAGCGTAAATGGTGAGAAAGACTTTTCTTGATTAAAATGTTGTCAGTGATGGAGAATTCAACAGACCTCTGAGAAAAGTGTTCCAGCGATAACCTTGTTTTAAAGTCCATAGCTGGTTTCTAGTAGGAATGCTTTAACTACTTTACATCAAACCCTCACTCCATTTTAGCTTTGTCAGCTAGAGGAGCCTAGTAACAAAGTTTAATCGCTGCAACAAGTTGGCTACAGCAgtctcttcattttctgttaaacTAAATTATCAAGCCAGACCCAGAGAAAGGCTGAGACACAACCAGCTGCTGCAGATGTTTTAACTGTAAGCTCTGACACCAAAATCCAGAAACTGACACTCCCTGTGGCACCATTTAAACCTCCACAGGAGCTGCCTGAGTGGCTACCAGGAATGACAAAGCACAGAGGCATGAGCTCCTCTCTTAGTACCTGACCCAGCCAGCCATGGACACACAGCATCCCAATTTACTCCTGATTGCTCCAAGGGTATAATCCTTGGGTATGCCTCAAAAGATGTAATCTTTTCACACATAAATTATCCTGGAGCCAGTTTCCTCATACACAATAACCTCTGGTTGGGGTATTCACACAGGAAGGTGGACTCCCAGTTTAAGTCCTTTCTCACCCTAATGTTACTCAAGAAAGTGCACCCTTGGAAGAGGATCCCTGCCCTCGCTTATGAGCCAGGAGAGAAGATGGGAGAGGTGAAGGGCACCTGCTCAACATTTTCTTGCCAGTGCTTTCTCACTGTGGACCAAGAAAAGCAAACTTTGTTGGGCCAGAGGCAAGAGCGCACAGTCAAGAGAGGGGTACTCACTTGGGAGGCAGGTGtctgctctgctggcagggcttATCTTTTTGACATCACACGCAAATTGGCAAAAACTCAGCCATGGTTTTGAGAGCAAGACCAGACCTTAGGAGACATCCTTCCTGTGAGTGTCCTGACCCATtaggtttaatttcttcttccttagcCTCCATCTGCCCAGCTGCCCAGCTCCTGTGGGAAGCATGCAGAGGGCTCCTCACCTGGAAGAACTGATGAACCACTCCGTGTTGGTGATGGCACTTCCCAAGGAATGCAAGAAAGGTTCCAAACTCCCCAACAAATGGAGTTGGATCCAGGAGACCTAACCCTGACTCAGCCAGACTAGCCTACAGGAGAAAGCACATAGAGTGGCATTTCATGATGGACCTGCTCCTGCTGAGTTTGATGTTGCTGGGACACATTTCTCTCGAGGGGCCTTTGGGGACCTGGGTCTCATCCACTCAACATCTGACTGCCATGGGGGCTTACACAGCAGTTTGGCACTAGGTGCTCAAGCCAGAGCAGGCAATATACACTTCAGCAGCACAGAACTCGAGGCTCCATGGCTGGTAAAGGGACTCACACAGTGATTTCCAGTGGCCTCCAAGGAGGCTGAGGAATCAAGATTTTGGACTCAGAATCTAGTCTAAATGCTCAAAATCTGCTTTAGAGAGGAAGCCTTTCTCTTTGAATCATGTTTTCCAGTCCTTTAACCATTGTACGACTTCACCTGGAGTTCTCTCCGGTTCCTGACTGTCCTCCTTGAGCTGTAgacaccaaaccccaaaccagacacACCATTGCAAACAACCCACCACCAAACAGAACTGACAGAGAAGCTGACTCTTTGGCTGGACAATTCTCCCAATGACAGGGAACACCCATCCTCAGAGCTGCCAGTCAAGGACTTCCCAGCACTGAAAGTGTCAcccaaaggaaagaaactttCACTAGACACATACATGGAAAAAGAGGCACTTACCCACTCGTTCCAGGCCTCTGGGTCTGAGAGAAGCGCCAGTCTGTGTTAGGCTGAGCTTGCTGCAGAGAAAATAGAAGAGTTTTAATACCTCCATTCTTgcctttgaaaatgaaagtgaaCTGATCCTGGATTATTTGAGTCTGGAGTATCAGCGTGTTCTTTCCAAGTAAAGCAAATCAAttagaacaaaaagaaagctccccctccccctttcttGAGTATTTCTGAACCAGCATGAATACTAAAGAGCATGACAAAAACTATTCAGCGCATAATCTTCCAAAGCAGCTCAGGAAACCAGGCtgtgaaagaaatgaagcatGAAATAAACTGATAAGGGCATCAATTCAGCAGAAGCAATGGTACCAAAGTAATGAGCTTGGGGGGGTAGGGGGTGGCAGAGTTAATTGAGACTGAGAAAGATGCTTTTAATGCCAGAAGGTAAAATGATAACAGACCTTCCTAATCTGTCCTTCTTCTGTCCTTAAAAAGGCCTGCCTGAGATCTTGATTTCACACATTGTATTTGAATGACTTTTCCTAGGTGTTGTGGCCTCGGAGCACTACAGTATTTTTCTGTccacagagaaaagaatgaacttccgacagcaaaagaaaaaagcattatttgTTTAGGAGATACAATAAACTTCGGACACAGCAGCACACTTTGTAACTTCATTAGTAAGCCCCTGTATCGCTTTCTGCCTGTGTTATTTTACCATCAGACAATGAACATTTTGTAAATAAGGAAGGACACAAAGCAGGCTTGCATATTCCTGTTTGAATCACGCCTTTGTGAAGAGCACTAAATAGCTGAACTGTATTCTGTCTGGAAGACGGCATACTTCCGAAAATAGTAATCTTCTTAATTAACTCCAGAATGATAACATGCTACCTGGAAAGGACAACATTTCTCTCAGTTACCTTAGGAATGAGCAGTTCATAGTCCAAACAGTGGAACATCAGTTTTATAGGATTATTCTGCTTGTACATGCAATTACTAAGGAAAAGTGAAGACGGGTACAGCTGACCTAGATTTTTATTTAGTAGATGTGATTTCACTAATTTCTCCACAGCTTTGATGAATCTCATGAAAGAATATATTAGAATAAATTACTCCCCTAAAATAGAGGCCCCACTGGTACCCATGTTGCATGCAAATTAAGCTGTTTAAATACTTGCCCTCCAGATTTCAGATACACATTTTTGCACATGCTGACACACAATCCTGCACTAGATAAGCCCTTCCCAATCTATATTTTGAACTCCTGTTGTAATTACCACTTTCAAATTTAGGGCAGGCATTTATGACGCAAAATTACTTTACTTTTTATATCCTAAAGTTATAAAAGCTACAGCTAAATACAGTCACCTACATCCGTATTTAGACATCTGAATACAAGTGGCTGAAGTTTTCAAAGCATGCCACTGCCTAGGTCTCTGCAAGCCCAAGGGCATGTAAGGTCACCAGGACCTTTGCGAAAAATGTCACCATGTTCAGTGCCGAATAGTGAATTCAGCCCCTCGCTCAAAACGACCAAGCTGGAAAATGATCCCTCGCCAGTGCACAATCAGTAATTAGTAACACTTGGGAgttaagaaatgagaaatttctACAATGCACCtctaaaacagagcaaaagaaacactgacaaactttgctttcagataaCCTCCTCCCACATTGCGGTTTGTATGCCATGCAGCATAAAGGAGTTAAATAGAATCAGAGttaaacaccaaaaaaacatgtTCCTGACCATGCTAAGAATCACTTTAAAAAGAGTACGAACGGGGCCAAGGGAAAACTCTCCACTTCTACGAACACACAGTCTTTGATTTTATAGTGCTGCCCAGCCCCTTCCCCCACCTCCATCAAGCCGAGCCAAAGCTTTCACCTGCCACCTCCCAGGAGGTGACAGTGACACACATTCCCTGAAGCTACCTTCTTAGGTGGAAGGACAGACAGAGAACAGCCAGCTGGCCTGGATATTACGGACCGTTGCGCTTCGCACACAGGACAGTAAGAAACACCCATCTCTTACCCCATCACAGGGACTTGCTAAGGTGCTGGTCACCTGCTCATAGGCAGCCACGGTCTCCGCAGTGCTAGAATGGCTGAAAAGTTTTACAAAGAGGAAATCGCTCTGGTCAGACATGGGCGAGAAACAAGAAGTGTAATTCTGTGCCTGGGAGGTCAAGCCCGCCCCTCCCACATCCAGGTACTTGATGAAGCCATCTGGCTTCATCTGCCCATGGAAATGGGAGGCAGGCTTGCGGCCAGTCCCTCGGCAGCAACCCCCGAAGGTCCAGCTGGCAGTGCCAGCTTTGAGACACCGGGCAGCCACCACAGCAAACATCACACAGGACACAAGGGAAATGGACACCAAGGAGATGATGAGGTAAAGCGTTAGGCTGGTATCCTTGGGAGAAGATTTGGGAAGGTCCAAGGACTTGGAAAAGTCCTGCACACTGTTTTCCTCCAGGGAAATTACTATTACCACAGAGGCCGAGAGGGACGGTGTCCCATTGTCCCTCACTTCGACCACCAGCCTGTGGGGATCTTCTGACTCCCTGAGAGCCTGTGCAACCCTTATCTCTCCAGAGCGGTGTTCCACTTGGAAAGGCAAAGCCTCAGTGCTCTCCTGCAGCTGGTAGGACAGCCAGGCATTATGGCCACTATCAGCATCAACAGCTACAATTTTGGTGACCAGATAGCCAGGTTCTGCTAAGGCCGGGATGGTTTGGTGGAAGGCAGAGCCCTTGGGGACAGACGGGTAGACAATGGTGGGGGCATTGTCGTTCTCATCCAGGACAAACACATGGACCACAGTAGTGCTACTCAGTGCAGGAGACCCAGCATCCTTCACCTCCACAGGCACCTGGAACACCTTGTCTTGCTCGTAGTCCAGAGCCCGCACAGTGTAGATGGTGCCGTTGTCCTGGTCTATCCGGAAGTAGGTTGAGATGGGTACATCCTGCATCCCGTTGTCCAGGATGGAGTAAGACAGCTTGGCGTTGCTACCCTCATCAGGATCAGATGCTGAcactgaaaaaacagaagttcCAGGAAGGGAGTTTTCCTGAATGTGAGCTGTATCAAAAGGGCTGGAGAAATTCGGTGCATTGTCATTCACATCAGCAATGCGGAGGTAAAAGGTTTTTTGTGTAGCCCTCTGTGGGGACCCTGAATCCACGGCCCTCACCGTGATGTTGTATCCACTGGCCTTCTCCCGATCAAGGGGACCACTTGTGACCAGTGAGAAATGCTCTTTAAAAGACGACACCAGTTTAAATGGGAGCTCTTTTGCTATCTGCAGGCGGACCTGCCCATTGTCACCAGAATCACTGTCCTTCACACCAATGAGGGCAATCACAGTGCCTGGGGTTGCATCCTCCAGCACTGGGCTAGAGAGAGAGGTCAGCACGATCTCTGGGCTGTTATCATTGATATCAGTTAATTCCACTCGCAGGTGACAGTGTCCTTCCATGGCTGGGGACCCCTTGTCCCTGGCTCGAACCGCAATCTCGTAAGCACTGGATTCCTCATAATCCAGTGTGGCTTTGGTTCTGATCTCCCCTGTCCGGGGATCTAAGGAGAACAGCTTGGTGAATTTACCAGGTGCATTATTGCTAGTTTTGAAAGAATATTCCACGTCCCCGTTGGGACCTTCATCCAGGTCGGTGACATTCAACTTGGTGACCAGAGTACCCACTGGCACGTTCTCCTCCAGACGTACCTTAGATATGGGTGGATCACAGACAGGAGGGTTGTCATTTGCATCCAGGACATGGATGGTAACCTTGGCAGTGCCAGATTTCACCGGATTCCCTCCATCCAGGGCTGTCAGTGTTAGGTGATGAACAGCCACTTTCTCTCTATCCAATGCTTTTTCAAGTACGATCTCGGGCATTTTAACGCCATCTCCTCTCACGTTGATACTCAGGGCAAAATGCTCACTGGGGCTGAGCTTGTAGGTGGAGATGGAGTTGGAGCCCATATCCGGGTCTTCTGCTACCTCCAAGGGTAGCCGAGTCCCAGGGTTAGCTACCTCAGTGATCTCCAAGACCACCTCCGGCTTGGGGAACTGGGGCACGTTGTCATTGACGTCGAGGATGTCCACCTCGACACGGTGGAGCTGGAGGGGATTCTCCATGACGAGTTGGAGGTGCAGGGAGCACGTGGGGCTCTGCCCACACAGGGCCTCCCGGTCCAGCCTGCTGTCGAGGAGCAGCACGCCCGCTGCCAGGTCCACCTGGAAGTGCCGCTGCCCACCCTCGCTCACCAGGCGCAGGTTGCGGGTGGCCAAGCTCCGCACCTCCACCCCTAGGTCCTTGGCCAGGTCGCCCACCGAGAAGCCCGGCTCTCGGTCCTCGGGCACGGAGTAGTGGAGCTGGGCGCTGCTGGGAGCCGGCAGACCGGAGAGGGCTGCGAGCAGCAGCGGGAGCTGCCATGGCAAACTCCGTCCCCCGAGCATCCCGTGCCGACTGTGAGAGCGGAGCAGCACGGAGCTGAGCGGCAGCGGCTCCGCGCAGcctcccccgcctccccgcctccgctgccggccccggcagccgccgccgcgccggaACCCCCGCGCCCCGGGAGGGTCCGAGCGGGTTGCGCAGGGAGGAAGCCGCCGCCGGAGCCGCTGGAgccgggcagggagggatggacggggcgggggggggggggggggcgatcgCAGCCCGGCCGGCTGAGCAGCTCCTCGGCACGCAGACACACAAAGTCGGCGAGCGGAGGGGATGGACCGAGTGACAGTTTTACGTCTCTccacagccccctcctcctcctcctcctttttctctccctcctcctcctctccctcctccgcCGCCTTCCCCAAAATACGCACGGCgtagccccccccttcccccccccccgccccgccgccgccactcCGCCCCCGCAGCGCCGGGAGGGCGCCGGGGACTCCCGGCAGCGGGAATCCCCGCTCCGCCCCTCCCGGCTGCTGGGAGCGGGCACCGGCGGGCACCCCCTCACCAAAGCCGGCTGGGGGTGCCGCACCCCGAGCCGCTCCGGTGCCGAGCCgcgcaggcagcggggctgctgTCAGGCTGGGGGACACGCTCCCGAGCTCACCTCGCTGCACAGGGTGGGATCCGGCGGGTTGGCACCGGCTGGACCCGCGGAGGGTTTCACAAACATGAATTCGCTGATGTCCGAGACCGGCGAAAAGCAGGAGCGGTAACGCGGAGCAGGGGGTGCCGTGGCTGTCACCTGGACACCCATCACCGTGTCCCCTTGCTTAGGCTCATAGTGCAAGTGCCCAGAAATGTggctgggagggggctgcagcgTGTTCACGCTCTCCACGCAGCAGCCCTGGTTGGCAGGGCCAGAGCCCCGCCGGAGGCACCGCATGCCCAGTGCTGCCAGTCCCACCAGAGAGACAGTGGAGATGAGAACTAGGGACACAATCAGATAAAGTGTAATCGTGGGTAAGCCCCCACCATCAGTGGCCCGAGCCTCGGAGCCCTGCAAAGCCTCTGGGCCCTTCTCCTCCACTAGCACCACCAGCGTGACGGCTGTGGAGAGTGGGGGGTCCCCAGCATCCCGGACCACCACCAGCAGTTCATGCGCAGAGGCATCCGTCTCCTGCAGGGCCCGCATGATCCGGATCTCCCCGGAGCGCAGGGCCACGCTGAAAAGCCCTGGGTCTGTGGCTTCCACGAGGTGGTAGGAGAGCCAGGCATTGCGCCCCGAGTCCGCATCTATTGCCACCACCTTGGTGATGAGAGCAGGAGGGGCGGTGGAGGGGGAGATTCGTAACTGGGTAGCGGAgtcctccccagccctggggaaatGCACCCGTGGGGCATTGTCGTTCTGGTCCACTATAAAAACATGAACCAGCGTCCTGTTCCTCAGGGCCGGGGAGCCACCATCCGAGACCTCCACATGGAACTGGAGATAGGTGGTTTGCTCATAGTCAAAGGGGAGTTTGGCAGAGACCTGCCCACTTGTGGGATGTATGGAGAGGTAGCGAGTCGGATCCAGGCCTGGATCTGTCCCACCAGCTCGCAGGATGGAGTAGGAGAGGCGGGAATTCTGCTCCGAGTCAGGGTCGGCAGCACAGACTGTAACCAGCACGCTGCCCACTGGGTTGTTTTCTGCCACCAGCACTTCATAGGACGCTTGCTCAAACTGGGGCGCATTGTCATTGACATCTGCCAGGGCAATTGGCAAGATGGTGTGGCGGGAGAGCGGGGGACTGCCCAGGTCCGAGGCAGAGACAGTGACATTGTAGTAGGCAATATGCTCCCGGTCCAAATGGGTGCTGGTTAGCAGTGAGTACTGGTGCTCATAGTCCTTACGCAGCTGGAAGGGAAGATCTGGAGACACGTGACACTGGACCTTGCCTTGCTCACCAGAGTCCCTGTCTCTGACGTGTATCACGGCCACCACTGTGCCCGGGGGTGCATCCTCGCTCagggagctggagaaggaggtaAGAATGACCTCAGGGGCATTGTCGTTCACATCGGTGATTTCCACCACCACGCTGCAGTGCTCCTCCATCGTGGGCGACCCCATGTCCTTGGCCTCCACTTCGATCTCATAGACCGTTGCCTCCTCGAAGTCCAGGTTGCCCTGGACGCGAATCTCCCCAGTTTGCTCATCGATGGCAAAGATCTGGCGTAAGGCAGCTGAGTTGTGGCTGCTGAGGGAGTAGCGGATGTCTCCGTTGGGCCCTTCGTCCACATCAGTGGCATTTAACCTCACCACAAGGGTGCCCAGTGGCGAGTTCTCCACCAAACGGGCTCCGTATGAGGGTCTGTCAAAGACTGGGTGGTTGTCATTGGCATCCAGGACCTGAATAGTGATGCGTGTCTTGCTGGACTGGGGGGGAGAGCCCCCATCTTCGGCAGTCAGGACCAGGTGGTGGAAAGCTCTGAGTTCCCGGTCCAGGGCCCTCTCCAGCACCAGCTCAGGGAACTTCCCACCATCTGTGCGTGCCTTCACGTTGAGGTTGAAGTTCTCATTGGCACTCAGGTGGTAGGTCTGCAAGGTGTTGGTGCCCACGTCGGGGTCCTGGGCAGGCTGGATGGGGAAGCGGGCACCCAGGGATGCCAGCTCATAGATGCGCAAGGAAACCTCGTCACTGGGGAACTGTGGGGGGTTATCATTGATATCCAGGATCTCCACCTCAATGCGGTAAAACTCCACTGGGTTCTCGATGGCAAGTTTCAGGTGGAGGAAGCAGCGGGGGTTCTGCCCGCAGAGCTGCTCCCGGTCTATCCGCTCGCTGACCATTATAACACCGGTGTTCACATTGACCGAGAAGTACTGGGAATCCGAATCGGACAGTACCTGCAGATTAGCTGCCGCCAGTTTCGCCACATCGGTGCCCAGGTCCTTCGCGATATTGCCCACAAAGGCGCCCCGGGTGAGCTCCTCCGGGATGCTGTACCGGATCtgagcagaggagctgtgcaagaacaaacagaaagagaagacacGCGGCAGTCCCAGGGACCGGCCCGCCTTCCCTGCCCTCGGCATCCTTGCCGGGTGGGCGGCCGGGGAGCGATGCCCACCGCGCTCCGGGGCCGCGCTCAGCGCTCGCCGCTCCCATTCATTGTTTGGGGCGGACGCGGTTCGACGGGGGCGGGGGACGCCGGTGCTCCGCGCAGCCGCCTCGCTATTGGCTCCCAGGGCCGCGCCGCTCCTCCAATCGCCGCGCTCCTTTCCCAGGACAGCAACACCGGCGCCAATCGCAACCCGCGGGCTGTTGCCGCGCGGCGCGAACCTGCGCGGCGCTTCCccgagcggcggcggccccggcgccccccgcgccccccgcgccggggccggggagcCAGGGCGGCCGCGGGGGGGAAGGCGCGGTCCGGCCGCCCGGCGAGCCCTGCGCCGGCACCGCCTTCCCCTGCCCCTAGGCTCTCACCTGGCCGGGGTCCCGCAGCGTACCGGTAGCGGAGAGGAAAGCCCCGGTTTCCCTCGGTAGGGTCGCGGGGGGCGGGCAAGGCCGCAGGAAGGTGAAGTCGCTCCGGTCGGAGCCGGGGGAGAAGCAGGTGCCGTAGCACTGGGACTGGGAGTCGGTGGGTCGCAGGGTGACCTCCATGTACTTAAGGGTGCCGTCGGAGCTGAGCTGGAGCTTGGGGCTAGAGTGCTTGAAGAAGTCCCGGGAGGGCGACTCgctgagccagcagcagcagcagggcgaGGCGGCGGCACGGCCTCTGCGCCGGAGGCACCGGGCAGCCAGGAGGGTGACGGTGCCGAGCGCCACAGTGCTAACGGCTGCCAGCGCGATGATCAGGTAGAGGGTCAGGTCCGGCTTCTCCTTGGCACCAGCCAGGAAATCCCGAGGCTTGTAGCTGTCCTCcagggtcacctcctccagggCCACAGTGATAGTGACAGTGGTGGAGAGCGGTGGGTCGCCGTTGTCCATCACCTGGACAATGAGCTGCTGCGCTGCCACGTCAGTGTCCTGAAGGGCACGCGCCGTCCGCACCTCCCCGCTGTACAGCGACACGTGGAACAAGGAGGGGTCGGTGGACTGCGGTAGCAGTCGGTATGAAAGCCAAGCATTGTGCCCGGCATCTGCATCCACTGCTGTCACCTTGGTGACCAGGTAGCCCGGTGGGGCAGACAGTGGGACCCTCTGGGGTGCCTGGACATCACTGTCACTGGCAGGGTGCAGGATGGTGGGGGGGTGGTCATTCTGGTCCAGCAC
Coding sequences within:
- the LOC128155009 gene encoding protocadherin gamma-C5-like isoform X6; its protein translation is MVSERIDREQLCGQNPRCFLHLKLAIENPVEFYRIEVEILDINDNPPQFPSDEVSLRIYELASLGARFPIQPAQDPDVGTNTLQTYHLSANENFNLNVKARTDGGKFPELVLERALDRELRAFHHLVLTAEDGGSPPQSSKTRITIQVLDANDNHPVFDRPSYGARLVENSPLGTLVVRLNATDVDEGPNGDIRYSLSSHNSAALRQIFAIDEQTGEIRVQGNLDFEEATVYEIEVEAKDMGSPTMEEHCSVVVEITDVNDNAPEVILTSFSSSLSEDAPPGTVVAVIHVRDRDSGEQGKVQCHVSPDLPFQLRKDYEHQYSLLTSTHLDREHIAYYNVTVSASDLGSPPLSRHTILPIALADVNDNAPQFEQASYEVLVAENNPVGSVLVTVCAADPDSEQNSRLSYSILRAGGTDPGLDPTRYLSIHPTSGQVSAKLPFDYEQTTYLQFHVEVSDGGSPALRNRTLVHVFIVDQNDNAPRVHFPRAGEDSATQLRISPSTAPPALITKVVAIDADSGRNAWLSYHLVEATDPGLFSVALRSGEIRIMRALQETDASAHELLVVVRDAGDPPLSTAVTLVVLVEEKGPEALQGSEARATDGGGLPTITLYLIVSLVLISTVSLVGLAALGMRCLRRGSGPANQGCCVESVNTLQPPPSHISGHLHYEPKQGDTVMGVQVTATAPPAPRYRSCFSPVSDISEFMFVKPSAGPAGANPPDPTLCSEQAQPNTDWRFSQTQRPGTSGSQNGEEGGAWPNNQFDTEMLQAMILASANEAADGNSTLGGGTGTMGLSARYGPQFTLQHVPDYRQNVYIPGSTATLTNAAGKRDAKSAGSSGGNKKKSGKKEKK
- the LOC128155009 gene encoding protocadherin gamma-C5-like isoform X1; the encoded protein is MLGGRSLPWQLPLLLAALSGLPAPSSAQLHYSVPEDREPGFSVGDLAKDLGVEVRSLATRNLRLVSEGGQRHFQVDLAAGVLLLDSRLDREALCGQSPTCSLHLQLVMENPLQLHRVEVDILDVNDNVPQFPKPEVVLEITEVANPGTRLPLEVAEDPDMGSNSISTYKLSPSEHFALSINVRGDGVKMPEIVLEKALDREKVAVHHLTLTALDGGNPVKSGTAKVTIHVLDANDNPPVCDPPISKVRLEENVPVGTLVTKLNVTDLDEGPNGDVEYSFKTSNNAPGKFTKLFSLDPRTGEIRTKATLDYEESSAYEIAVRARDKGSPAMEGHCHLRVELTDINDNSPEIVLTSLSSPVLEDATPGTVIALIGVKDSDSGDNGQVRLQIAKELPFKLVSSFKEHFSLVTSGPLDREKASGYNITVRAVDSGSPQRATQKTFYLRIADVNDNAPNFSSPFDTAHIQENSLPGTSVFSVSASDPDEGSNAKLSYSILDNGMQDVPISTYFRIDQDNGTIYTVRALDYEQDKVFQVPVEVKDAGSPALSSTTVVHVFVLDENDNAPTIVYPSVPKGSAFHQTIPALAEPGYLVTKIVAVDADSGHNAWLSYQLQESTEALPFQVEHRSGEIRVAQALRESEDPHRLVVEVRDNGTPSLSASVVIVISLEENSVQDFSKSLDLPKSSPKDTSLTLYLIISLVSISLVSCVMFAVVAARCLKAGTASWTFGGCCRGTGRKPASHFHGQMKPDGFIKYLDVGGAGLTSQAQNYTSCFSPMSDQSDFLFVKLFSHSSTAETVAAYEQVTSTLASPCDGQAQPNTDWRFSQTQRPGTSGSQNGEEGGAWPNNQFDTEMLQAMILASANEAADGNSTLGGGTGTMGLSARYGPQFTLQHVPDYRQNVYIPGSTATLTNAAGKRDAKSAGSSGGNKKKSGKKEKK